The nucleotide window GCTGCGCGAGCCCTGGGTCAAAGCCCGGCTCTCGCGGGGCGATCGCACGCCCACGCAAATGTTCTATGCCCGCCAGGGCATCGTGACCGAAGAAATGCGCTTCGTGGCCCTTCGCGAGGGCTTCACGCCAGAGTTCGTACGGGACGAGGTGGCCTGTGGCCGCGCCATCATTCCCGCGAACGTGCGGCACACCGAGCTCGAGCCGATGGCCATCGGGCGCAACTTCAAGGTGAAGATCAACTCCAACATCGGCAACTCGGCGGTGTCCTCGTCCATCCAGGAAGAGGTGGAGAAGCTTCAGTGGTCGACCCGCTGGGGCGCCGACACCGTGATGGATTTGTCCACCGGCGCGAACATTCACGAAACCCGCGAGTGGATCGTGCGAAACGCGGCGGTGCCCATCGGCACCGTGCCCATCTATCAGGCCCTCGAGAAGGTGAAGGGCAAGGTGGAGGAGCTGAACATCGATCTGTTCCTCGAGACCCTCATCGAGCAGGCCGAGCAGGGCGTGGACTACTTTACGATCCACGCGGGCGTATTGCTGCGCTACGTGCCGCTGACGGCCAAACGCCTGACCGGGATCGTGTCGCGCGGCGGCTCCATCATGGCGAAGTGGTGCTTGGCGCACCACAAAGAGAACTTCCTCTACACCGAGTTCGAGCGCATCTGCGAGGTGATGAAGGCGTACGACGTCTCGTTCTCCCTCGGCGACGGTTTGCGCCCGGGGTGCGTTGCCGACGCCAACGACGCGGCCCAGTTCGGCGAGCTCGAAACGCTGGGTGAGCTCACCAAAATCGCCTGGAAACACGACGTTCAAGTGATGATCGAGGGCCCGGGCCACGTGCCCATGCACAAGATCAAAGAGAACATGGACAAGCAGCTGGCTCTTTGCCACGAAGCCCCGTTTTATACGCTGGGGCCGCTCGTGACGGACATCGCGCCCGGCTATGACCACATCACGTCGGCCGTTGGGGCGGCCATGATCGGTTGGTTCGGAACGGCCATGCTCTGTTACGTCACCCCGAAAGAGCACCTGGGCCTTCCGAACCGTGACGACGTCAAGGCCGGAGTCATCGCTTACAGGATCGCGGCCCACGCGGCCGATCTGGCCAAGGGCCACCCGAAAGCCCAGGAATGGGACGACGCCCTCTCGAAGGCGCGGTTCGAGTTTCGGTGGAAGGACCAGTTCAATCTTTCGCTCGATCCCCCCACGGCCAAGTCGTACCACGACGAGACTCTGCCGGCCGAAGGCGCCAAGGTGGCGCACTTCTGCTCGATGTGCGGACCGAACTTCTGCTCGATGCGCATCACGCAGGATGTACGGGACTACGCGGCCACGCAGAACGTGAGCCCCGACGACGCCCTCCAGGCGGGGCTGGCGGCAAAAGCGGCAGAGTTCCGCGCGTCGGGCAGCGAGATCTATCAGCCGTCGTCCGCGCAGGCGGGTGGGGCCGACGCTCACGTTGCGGGCGGGGGCGAATGAAGCGTGCCGGCGTCCTCGTGGTCCTCTTGCTTTCGGCTTGCAAAAACGACGCAGGCCCCGTGGCGGAGGTCAATCCCGAGAAGCTCTACACCCAGATGTGTGCCCGCTGCCATGGCGTGGACGGCAAGGGAGATCCTCAAATCGCTCAGATGATGCCGGTGCGTGACCTGACGTCGCCGCAGGTCCAGTCGAGACCCACCGAAGACCTCGAACGCGTCGTCATGATGGGCCAAAATCAAATGCCAGCGTTCGGAGAATCGCTGAGCCCACGGAAGATTCAGGCGGTTCTGGGGCACGTCAAGCGTCTCGGGCGCCAGGCGGCGCCCCCGGCCTCTCCCTAGCCCGTGCGAAGGCCTTGGTGGACAGAGGCCAAAATGCGATGTTACGACGGGTACGCTCGTGAACCGTAAGAGGTGCAATACGCTGATGGACAGGGTGAGATGCTGGGGGCCGCTCGTGGCGGGTTTCTGCGTGATGCTGGCGACAGCCGGCGTCGCAGAGGCGCAGTCGCCCTCGGTGGGCCGCGCCCACGCGCAAAAAGCGAGCAAGCTCGCGGCGGATGGTCAGTGCGCACGGGCTGTAGACGAGTACAAAAAGGCCTACGAGATCCTCGAGGATCCGGCCCTTCTCTTCAACCGCGCCGAATGCCTACGCACGCTCGGGCGTGACGAAGACGCGCTCGCCGATTACGAGCGCTTCCTCGTCGAGCTTCCCCATCCGCCGAACGGCCCCCTGGTCGAGCAACGGATCGACGACCTCCGCAAACGGCTGGAGATGCCGCCCCGGGGCGCTGGCCTCGTGCGCGCGGGCGCTCGCTTGGGCCCCGGTGGCGAGCGGCCGTTGACCCCTGGCCCTCCTGCCGCGGCCCCCATCCTCGACTTGGACGTGCCGAACGAGGAGACCGACGAGGACGAGACCGAGCCTGACACCGAGGGCTCCGCAGGGGCGGCGCTCCCTGGCTACCGCGGTCCCTCTGGCGTCGGGCACCCCGGCCTTCGCTTGGGCCATGACGACGAGGCCCCCTCCGAAGCGGACGAAGGCGTGTCGCCCTGGGTGTGGGTGACCCTGGGGGCTGCGCTCGTGGCCGCAGGTGCGGTTGTTGGTGTGCTGATTCTGAGCAAAGAAGACACCGAGATTCCGGAGAGCGGCCTTGGCAACTACAAGTTCTGAGCGCGTGGCGGGGCGGGCAGGCCGGCATCTGGCGGCGCGATTGTCTTCGAGGCTTCTGGGGTTGGCTGCCCTCGTGGCGACCAGTCTCTCGATGGTGTCCGCCTGCGGCGATCCCGATACCGTGGTCCTGGTGCGGGTCGTGGGATCGGCGTCGGGCAGCATTGCCCAATTGTCCGTGACGGTTGCCGCCGAAGGCGAGATGCGGACCTTCAGTGTCCCCGAAGACAAGCGTGCAATCGTCTTGCCCACCAGATTCACCTTGCAGATCCCGCCGGGCCGCGGGAGTGCGGTGACCATCGGCGTACGCGCGCTCGACGCGGCCGACAACGTGGTGGCTGACGGTTCCCTCACGGCCAGCGATCTCGACATCAGTAAACAGAACGTGGTGACCATCCAGATCTCGCCGGTGACGGTGGGCCTTCCGGACGGCGGTGGCCCACGGGACGCCAACGTGAACGAGCCGGATGCGTCGCCAACCTCGGACGGTATGGGGGCTCTGGACGCAAATGGACCGATGGGCTTCGACGGAGGTGTGGACGTGGGGGCGCCCCTCGATGCCGCCCCACTGCCGGATGCGGCGGAACGGCTCGACGCCGCCGCGCCCGATGCGGCGCCTGACGCCGAAGCCGACGCCGACGTGATGTAGACCCGGTTGCGCAGGCCACCCACGACGATGAGTGTCGATCTCCAGCGTGTTCCTTCTTCGCTCCCTGTCCTGGGGGCAGCATCCACCCATGCCGATGACGAAGCCCTGGACCCCAGGTCTTTGGTGCAGGCCGCGCACCGTCCGGAGTGGATGGATTGGCGCTGGCAGCTGCGCCACCGTCTGTCGAACCTCGACGACATTGGCGCCTGGGTCGATCTCGAACCCGAGGAGCGGGCGGCCCTGGAGGTGGCCCCCGACAAGTTTCGCGTGGGCATCACGCCTTACTACGCCTCGCTCATCGACCCCGGCCATCCCCACTGCCCGGTGCGGATGCAGGTGGTGCCGCGGCTTGGAGAGCTGAATGTCGAAGCGGGAGAGCTGCTCGACCCGCTGGGCGAAGACGCCCACCGCCCGGTGTCGGCCATCTTCCACCGCTACCCGGATCGCTGCCTTTTGTTGGCGCTCGATCGCTGCGCGATTTACTGCCGACACTGCAACCGCAGGCGTCTCGTGGGCCAAGCGGAGTCGGCGATCAGCCGCTCGGATCTGGACGCCGCCGTTGACTATATTCGCCGCACGCCCGCCATTCGCGACGTGCTGGTCTCCGGAGGCGATCCGCTGACGCTGGCCACGGGCAAGCTCGAAGAGATCTTGGCTGCCGTGCGCGCCATCCCTCACGTCGAGGTGATCCGGATCGGCACGCGCGTGCCTGTGGTCTTGCCCATGCGTGTGGACGACGAGCTCTGCGCGATGCTGCGCAGGTACCACCCGCTTTACATCAACACGCACTTCAACCATCCAAAAGAGCTGACGCCGCTGGCCCGTGAGGCCTGTGCCAAGCTGGCGGATGCGGGTGTGCCCCTCGGCAACCAAACCGTATTGCTGCGCGGGGTGAACTCGTCCGCCCGGGTGCTGCGCCGCCTGTTCACCGAGCTGCTGCGTGCGCGGGTCAAGCCCTACTACCTCTTCCAAGGTGACGTGGCCGAAGGCACGGGACACCTCCGCACGCGCGTGGAAACGGCGGTGGCCCTCATGGAGCAGCTGCGCGGACATATCTCGGGCATGGCCATCCCGCATTTGGTGATCGATACCCCGGGCGGCATGGGCAAAGTGCCCGTGGGGCCCGAGTACGTGCTCGAGCGCGGCCCTGCCGCGTGGAAGCTCCGCAACTACGAAGGCCAGGAGGTCTCCTACCCCCAGCCCGTGGCGGAGGACCCCACGTGTCACTACGACCCCGTCTACTTTGGCGAAGGTTGAGGCGGGCCGGGCCTTGCGGCTTCACCGCCGGGCCGATCAGCCTTCGCTAAACGCGCTCGGGCAATGGGGGGCCAAAAGGCAGCTGTTGCACTGGGGCTTGCGGGCGAAGCACAGGCGCCGGCCGTGCCAGATCAACTGGTGCGCAATCTGGATCCAGTGATCCTGAGGAATCAGGCCCATCAGATCGTGTTCGATCTTTTCCGGCGTGGTGTTTCGGGTCAGGCCAAGGCGCAGGGCCAGCCTTTGTACGTGCGTGTCGACCACCACG belongs to Myxococcales bacterium and includes:
- a CDS encoding cytochrome c; protein product: MKRAGVLVVLLLSACKNDAGPVAEVNPEKLYTQMCARCHGVDGKGDPQIAQMMPVRDLTSPQVQSRPTEDLERVVMMGQNQMPAFGESLSPRKIQAVLGHVKRLGRQAAPPASP
- the thiC gene encoding phosphomethylpyrimidine synthase ThiC; amino-acid sequence: MSESNGSSRKLSVLGDGAETLVAEPVGRSKRVDTTPPVSTLPAFEDDFPSSRKVYVREAEGSDIVVPMREITISGGERPLRVYDTTGPTTDDLKFGLPKLREPWVKARLSRGDRTPTQMFYARQGIVTEEMRFVALREGFTPEFVRDEVACGRAIIPANVRHTELEPMAIGRNFKVKINSNIGNSAVSSSIQEEVEKLQWSTRWGADTVMDLSTGANIHETREWIVRNAAVPIGTVPIYQALEKVKGKVEELNIDLFLETLIEQAEQGVDYFTIHAGVLLRYVPLTAKRLTGIVSRGGSIMAKWCLAHHKENFLYTEFERICEVMKAYDVSFSLGDGLRPGCVADANDAAQFGELETLGELTKIAWKHDVQVMIEGPGHVPMHKIKENMDKQLALCHEAPFYTLGPLVTDIAPGYDHITSAVGAAMIGWFGTAMLCYVTPKEHLGLPNRDDVKAGVIAYRIAAHAADLAKGHPKAQEWDDALSKARFEFRWKDQFNLSLDPPTAKSYHDETLPAEGAKVAHFCSMCGPNFCSMRITQDVRDYAATQNVSPDDALQAGLAAKAAEFRASGSEIYQPSSAQAGGADAHVAGGGE
- a CDS encoding tetratricopeptide repeat protein, translated to MLATAGVAEAQSPSVGRAHAQKASKLAADGQCARAVDEYKKAYEILEDPALLFNRAECLRTLGRDEDALADYERFLVELPHPPNGPLVEQRIDDLRKRLEMPPRGAGLVRAGARLGPGGERPLTPGPPAAAPILDLDVPNEETDEDETEPDTEGSAGAALPGYRGPSGVGHPGLRLGHDDEAPSEADEGVSPWVWVTLGAALVAAGAVVGVLILSKEDTEIPESGLGNYKF
- a CDS encoding KamA family radical SAM protein, whose protein sequence is MSVDLQRVPSSLPVLGAASTHADDEALDPRSLVQAAHRPEWMDWRWQLRHRLSNLDDIGAWVDLEPEERAALEVAPDKFRVGITPYYASLIDPGHPHCPVRMQVVPRLGELNVEAGELLDPLGEDAHRPVSAIFHRYPDRCLLLALDRCAIYCRHCNRRRLVGQAESAISRSDLDAAVDYIRRTPAIRDVLVSGGDPLTLATGKLEEILAAVRAIPHVEVIRIGTRVPVVLPMRVDDELCAMLRRYHPLYINTHFNHPKELTPLAREACAKLADAGVPLGNQTVLLRGVNSSARVLRRLFTELLRARVKPYYLFQGDVAEGTGHLRTRVETAVALMEQLRGHISGMAIPHLVIDTPGGMGKVPVGPEYVLERGPAAWKLRNYEGQEVSYPQPVAEDPTCHYDPVYFGEG